The following are encoded in a window of Flavobacterium cupriresistens genomic DNA:
- a CDS encoding tetratricopeptide repeat protein, producing the protein MQLSNEEEDYNLSLSKFESMLKTNKVLFFDSEEFEEIILHYLDIGKANLAKKALKLALDQHPKSTGLKLVQVEMLVYDDKLDIAEKLLNELYAIEPNNEEIYIQKANICSKRDQHEKAVELLKIALQYTDDYADVYNLIGMEYLFMDNLEMAKDSFIKCLEEDLEDQSALYNVVYCFEFLDQNQDAIVYLNDYINKNPYSEIAWHQLGRLHYGVKEYENAIRAFDYATIIDDEFLGAFMEKAKAYERLKDYSKAIESYNRTIELDDATSYALLRIGKCHEKLGNSAKALQYYNQTVHEDPLLDKGWIAITDFYVRQKNFQKALFFVNKALAIDNQNRLYWKRYATINKQMNFFEEAEFGYRKAVEFGDYALETWLFWVDILQFLGEFESAIQTLLQASEYFPEENEVEYRLAGLYFMIQDNTKAKFHLSNGLRLNFDNYILIEDLFPVVWTKKMVKNYIEKHRKQ; encoded by the coding sequence ATGCAATTAAGCAACGAAGAAGAAGATTATAACCTATCCCTATCCAAATTTGAGTCGATGTTAAAAACTAACAAAGTACTCTTTTTTGATTCTGAAGAATTTGAAGAAATTATTCTTCATTATTTAGACATAGGTAAGGCTAATTTAGCAAAAAAAGCCTTAAAACTCGCATTAGATCAGCACCCAAAATCTACGGGCTTAAAACTAGTACAAGTAGAAATGCTGGTTTATGATGACAAACTCGACATCGCTGAAAAGCTTTTGAATGAGTTGTATGCAATTGAACCTAACAACGAGGAAATTTACATCCAGAAAGCCAATATTTGTTCTAAGAGAGACCAACACGAAAAAGCGGTAGAATTACTTAAAATTGCGCTGCAATATACAGACGATTACGCTGACGTGTACAACTTGATCGGAATGGAATATCTGTTTATGGATAACCTTGAGATGGCAAAAGACAGTTTTATTAAATGTCTTGAAGAAGATTTAGAAGATCAGTCTGCTTTATACAATGTGGTGTATTGTTTTGAATTTTTAGATCAAAATCAGGACGCCATTGTATATCTGAACGATTATATCAACAAAAACCCGTACAGTGAGATCGCCTGGCATCAGTTGGGTCGCTTGCACTATGGTGTTAAAGAATATGAAAATGCCATTCGTGCCTTTGATTATGCAACCATCATAGACGATGAGTTCTTAGGTGCCTTTATGGAAAAAGCGAAAGCTTACGAACGCCTGAAAGACTACAGCAAAGCCATCGAAAGCTACAACCGTACCATCGAATTAGACGATGCTACCTCGTATGCTTTGTTGCGTATCGGAAAATGTCATGAAAAACTGGGCAATTCAGCCAAAGCATTACAATATTACAATCAGACCGTACATGAAGATCCGCTTTTAGACAAAGGATGGATTGCGATTACTGATTTTTATGTTCGTCAAAAAAACTTCCAGAAAGCCTTATTCTTTGTCAATAAAGCATTGGCTATTGACAATCAAAATCGTTTGTACTGGAAACGTTACGCAACGATAAACAAACAAATGAACTTCTTTGAAGAAGCTGAGTTTGGGTATAGAAAAGCAGTAGAATTTGGCGATTACGCCTTAGAAACCTGGTTATTCTGGGTTGATATTCTTCAGTTTTTAGGTGAATTTGAAAGCGCCATTCAAACCTTATTGCAGGCGTCGGAATACTTCCCTGAAGAAAATGAAGTTGAATATCGTCTTGCGGGATTGTATTTTATGATTCAGGACAATACAAAAGCTAAATTTCATTTAAGCAACGGATTACGTTTAAACTTTGACAATTACATCTTAATCGAAGATTTGTTTCCGGTAGTCTGGACCAAAAAAATGGTTAAAAATTATATTGAAAAACACAGAAAGCAATAA
- a CDS encoding aspartate aminotransferase family protein, which yields MNPDFIKYQAQTSPYPLGMEVSHAIGSYIYDTNNKKYLDFVAGVSACTLGHQHPRVNQAIKDQLDKYSHVMVYGEYSQSPAVEYCKLLASLLPESLNKTYLVNSGTEAIEGALKLAKRTTGRSQLISCHNAYHGNTMGSMSVMGFEERKQAFRPLLPDVDFITFNNEEDLQKITTRTAAILLETIQGGAGFIQPHDNFLQKVRKRCDEVGAMMIVDEIQPGFGRTGKLFGFQNYDVVPDIVVMGKGMGGGMPVGAFTASAEKMDLLTENPKLGHITTFGGHPVIASACLATLQELTETNLMQEALEKEKLFRSLLVHPLIKEVRGKGLMLAAMTETAEITNEVILNCQDKGLILFWLLFEGCAIRITPPLTISEEEIKEGCAIILNVMDEIMKKEQEN from the coding sequence ATGAATCCCGATTTTATAAAATACCAGGCACAAACATCCCCATATCCTTTAGGAATGGAGGTTTCGCATGCCATTGGTTCCTACATATACGATACCAACAATAAAAAATATTTAGACTTTGTGGCCGGAGTTTCTGCCTGCACGCTTGGTCATCAGCATCCGAGAGTCAATCAGGCTATAAAAGACCAGTTAGACAAATATTCGCATGTTATGGTTTATGGCGAATATTCGCAAAGCCCTGCGGTAGAATATTGCAAATTATTAGCTTCACTCCTTCCCGAATCCCTGAACAAAACTTATTTGGTCAATTCAGGTACAGAAGCGATTGAAGGAGCGCTTAAATTGGCTAAAAGAACAACAGGTCGCAGTCAGCTTATATCGTGTCATAATGCGTATCATGGTAACACGATGGGTTCTATGAGTGTTATGGGTTTTGAGGAACGCAAACAAGCTTTTCGTCCGTTGTTGCCTGATGTAGATTTTATTACATTCAATAACGAAGAAGATTTACAAAAAATAACCACGCGAACGGCTGCTATTCTTTTAGAAACCATTCAAGGAGGTGCAGGATTCATCCAACCCCATGATAATTTCCTTCAAAAAGTACGCAAACGCTGTGATGAAGTTGGAGCCATGATGATTGTGGATGAAATCCAACCCGGATTTGGAAGAACCGGAAAACTGTTTGGTTTTCAAAACTACGATGTCGTTCCCGATATTGTCGTTATGGGAAAAGGAATGGGTGGCGGAATGCCTGTAGGTGCTTTCACGGCATCGGCAGAAAAAATGGATCTTTTAACGGAAAATCCGAAATTAGGACACATCACCACCTTTGGAGGTCATCCTGTCATTGCGTCAGCCTGTCTGGCAACTTTGCAGGAATTAACTGAAACAAACCTCATGCAAGAGGCGTTAGAGAAAGAAAAACTCTTTAGATCGCTTTTGGTACATCCTTTGATAAAGGAAGTTAGAGGAAAAGGATTGATGCTTGCCGCCATGACTGAAACTGCCGAAATAACCAACGAAGTTATTTTGAATTGTCAGGACAAAGGGCTCATTTTATTCTGGTTGCTGTTTGAAGGATGTGCGATACGAATAACACCGCCGTTAACGATTTCTGAAGAGGAAATAAAAGAAGGTTGTGCCATTATCTTGAATGTTATGGATGAAATAATGAAAAAGGAACAAGAAAATTAA
- a CDS encoding OstA-like protein, translating into MKKSLLFISYCLLLLSVQSIFAQTPKKIIVENADFSDVDQILMPDALLLTGNVKVNHDGVVLTCNKAYFFQKENYLKAFGNVQLVQGDTLFLNSKYAEYNGNMKKAFATGNAVMTSPDATLQTDTINFDRNVQEVFYNTKGTIINKDNTLVSKSGRYYVTEKKFKFLTAVTLTNPKYVIKSNHLDYYSNSGHSYLFGPSTITSKTNYIYTENGFYDTKKNLAHLLRKSYIKYDDRRIEGDSLFYNRNTEFASATRNVKITDSINRGIVKGHYAEVFKLKDSMFVTKRAVAVNFVDNDSVYIHGKKLMVTGKEGERILRAYNNARFYKTDMSGKCDSIHSNSKSALTKLIGNPILWNGESQITGDIMHLIGNNTTRKIDSLKVLNNTFMVSRDTLGTGYNQVKGINLFGKFRDGKLHDVDVVKNTEVIYYMRNDAHELIGINKNVSSKINMILENNALETITFFNKVDGDIYPEADLPENARKLRGLVWRGDERIKSKDDIFTPEENELNDKLVKEGKQDDAKENVPMKIMKETLDYDKKKPTVKQKSKEKTKEKK; encoded by the coding sequence TTGAAGAAATCACTCCTTTTCATATCTTATTGTTTGCTTCTTTTAAGTGTTCAAAGCATCTTTGCACAAACACCAAAAAAAATCATTGTCGAGAATGCTGATTTTTCTGATGTCGATCAGATATTAATGCCGGACGCTCTTTTGTTAACCGGAAATGTGAAGGTCAATCATGATGGTGTAGTACTAACCTGTAACAAGGCTTACTTTTTTCAAAAAGAAAACTATCTGAAAGCTTTCGGAAATGTACAATTAGTACAAGGAGACACCTTGTTTCTAAACAGTAAATATGCCGAGTACAATGGTAATATGAAAAAAGCTTTTGCAACCGGAAATGCTGTAATGACTTCTCCGGATGCCACTTTGCAAACGGATACGATCAATTTTGACCGAAATGTTCAGGAAGTTTTTTACAACACAAAAGGAACTATCATCAACAAAGACAATACTTTGGTTAGTAAATCAGGCAGGTATTATGTGACGGAGAAAAAGTTTAAGTTTTTAACAGCCGTTACGCTTACCAACCCGAAATACGTAATCAAATCAAATCACCTGGATTATTACAGTAACTCAGGACACAGTTATTTATTTGGTCCGTCGACAATTACCAGTAAAACCAATTATATCTATACAGAAAATGGTTTTTATGACACCAAGAAAAATCTGGCGCATTTACTGCGAAAATCCTATATTAAATACGATGATCGGCGCATAGAAGGTGATAGTTTATTCTACAATCGGAATACCGAATTTGCATCGGCAACGCGCAATGTAAAAATTACGGATTCAATCAATCGCGGAATCGTAAAAGGACATTATGCAGAAGTCTTTAAACTGAAAGATTCGATGTTTGTTACCAAAAGAGCCGTTGCGGTTAACTTTGTAGACAATGATTCCGTTTATATTCACGGAAAAAAACTGATGGTTACCGGTAAAGAAGGCGAGCGAATCCTTAGGGCTTATAACAATGCACGTTTTTACAAAACCGATATGAGCGGAAAATGCGATTCGATTCATTCCAACTCTAAAAGTGCGTTAACAAAACTAATCGGAAATCCGATTCTTTGGAATGGTGAAAGTCAGATTACAGGAGACATCATGCACCTTATCGGAAATAATACAACTCGAAAAATCGATTCTTTAAAAGTACTCAACAATACCTTTATGGTCTCACGGGATACCCTCGGAACGGGTTATAATCAGGTCAAGGGTATCAATTTATTTGGTAAATTCCGGGATGGAAAACTACATGATGTCGATGTCGTAAAAAACACGGAAGTTATTTATTATATGCGGAATGATGCCCATGAACTTATCGGTATCAACAAAAACGTGAGTAGTAAAATCAATATGATTTTAGAAAACAATGCGCTCGAAACCATCACTTTTTTCAACAAAGTAGATGGCGATATCTACCCCGAAGCTGATCTGCCCGAAAATGCCAGAAAACTGCGAGGTCTAGTCTGGCGAGGCGATGAACGAATAAAATCTAAAGACGATATTTTTACCCCCGAAGAGAATGAACTCAACGATAAATTAGTCAAAGAAGGAAAACAAGATGATGCAAAAGAAAATGTTCCCATGAAAATCATGAAAGAGACATTAGATTACGATAAAAAGAAGCCAACTGTTAAACAAAAGAGTAAGGAGAAGACCAAGGAGAAAAAATAG
- a CDS encoding alpha-amylase family glycosyl hydrolase gives MISKRIFVAGMAVTMLFSACKTKDLKMNRDKEEVAAAKKIVVYQVFTRLFGNKNTTNKPWGTIEENGVGKFDDFTDKALHEIKDLGVTYVWYTGVPHHALVRDYTAYGISNDDPEVVKGRAGSPYAVKDYYNVNPDLAVNPANRLQEFETLIARTHKAGLKVIIDIVPNHIARKYEGKSNPEGVRDFGADDNVKVEYSKNNNFYYIPNQHFQIPDGDIPLNGEKSPLVDGVFDENPAKWTGNGSRKIKPDQNDWYETVKVNYGIRPDGSKDFPELPAGFDQKTYQEHFAFWQDKDVPDSWKKFKSIALYWTAKGVDGFRYDMAEMVPYEFWSYMNSAIKMKNPKAFLLAEVYNPNEYRNYIRLGKMDYLYDKVETYDKLKDIIRGKSSTDGLSEIQNRMSDIEHHMLHFLDNHDEQRLASPEFAGTPEKGKPLMVVSTTISTSPTMVYFGQEVGEAGNENAGFGTRSRTSIFDYIGVPNHQRWMNEGKFDGGQLSESEKSLRDFYKRLLNFSINSPALMGSFQEIHSVNRQNTGYTDLIYSYVRWSENQKLIVVANFSSEKTSEFELKVPSDVISKWKLKEGSYVLLDQLYLQNKIYFTVKNGEGVARVKIGPSESFIYEVK, from the coding sequence ATGATAAGTAAAAGAATTTTTGTTGCAGGAATGGCTGTGACGATGCTGTTTTCGGCATGTAAAACAAAAGATTTGAAAATGAACAGAGACAAAGAGGAAGTTGCTGCAGCTAAGAAAATTGTCGTATATCAGGTTTTTACACGTTTATTCGGAAATAAAAACACCACCAATAAACCATGGGGCACTATTGAAGAAAATGGGGTTGGAAAGTTTGATGATTTTACAGATAAAGCATTGCATGAAATTAAAGATTTAGGGGTGACTTATGTTTGGTATACCGGAGTTCCACATCATGCTTTGGTTCGTGATTATACAGCTTATGGAATTTCAAACGATGATCCGGAAGTGGTAAAAGGAAGAGCAGGTTCTCCTTATGCAGTGAAAGATTATTACAATGTAAACCCTGATTTAGCGGTGAATCCTGCGAATCGTTTACAGGAATTCGAAACTTTGATTGCGCGAACCCATAAAGCGGGTTTGAAAGTCATTATTGATATAGTACCCAATCATATTGCCAGAAAGTATGAAGGAAAAAGCAATCCGGAGGGTGTTCGGGATTTTGGCGCTGATGATAATGTAAAGGTTGAATACAGTAAAAACAATAACTTCTATTATATTCCGAATCAACATTTTCAGATTCCTGATGGCGATATTCCGCTTAATGGAGAAAAAAGCCCTCTCGTTGATGGTGTTTTTGATGAAAACCCGGCAAAATGGACCGGTAATGGCTCCCGTAAAATAAAACCGGACCAAAACGATTGGTACGAAACCGTAAAAGTAAATTATGGAATTCGTCCGGATGGTTCAAAGGATTTTCCGGAACTTCCGGCTGGTTTTGATCAAAAAACCTATCAAGAGCATTTTGCCTTTTGGCAGGATAAAGACGTGCCGGATTCCTGGAAGAAATTTAAATCGATTGCCTTGTATTGGACAGCTAAAGGGGTTGATGGTTTTCGTTATGATATGGCCGAAATGGTTCCTTATGAATTTTGGAGTTATATGAATTCGGCAATCAAAATGAAAAACCCAAAAGCCTTTTTATTGGCTGAAGTTTATAATCCGAATGAATACCGAAATTATATCCGTTTGGGGAAAATGGACTATTTGTATGATAAAGTAGAAACATACGATAAGCTAAAAGATATTATTCGTGGAAAATCTTCAACTGATGGTTTGTCTGAAATTCAAAACAGAATGTCGGATATCGAACATCATATGTTGCATTTTTTAGACAATCATGATGAACAGCGCTTGGCAAGTCCTGAATTTGCAGGAACTCCGGAAAAAGGTAAACCATTGATGGTTGTTTCTACTACAATCAGCACATCGCCAACCATGGTGTATTTTGGACAGGAAGTAGGAGAGGCCGGAAATGAAAACGCCGGTTTCGGTACGCGTTCCCGAACTTCAATTTTTGATTATATAGGTGTCCCAAATCATCAGCGTTGGATGAATGAGGGAAAATTTGATGGTGGGCAGCTTTCAGAGTCAGAGAAGAGTCTTCGTGATTTTTATAAACGTTTATTGAATTTTTCGATTAACAGTCCGGCTTTGATGGGAAGTTTTCAGGAAATTCATTCTGTAAATCGTCAGAATACAGGTTATACCGATCTGATTTATTCCTATGTGCGTTGGTCCGAAAACCAGAAATTGATTGTTGTGGCTAATTTTTCTTCGGAAAAGACAAGCGAATTCGAATTAAAAGTTCCTTCTGATGTTATTTCTAAATGGAAATTAAAGGAGGGTTCTTACGTGCTTTTGGATCAGTTGTATTTGCAGAATAAAATCTATTTTACAGTAAAGAATGGTGAAGGCGTTGCACGAGTTAAAATAGGGCCTTCTGAGTCGTTTATTTATGAAGTGAAGTAA
- a CDS encoding superoxide dismutase: MKKNIVRFSILTSFLALFSCQDNKLTEVVEVPLPTKEEKILIGTPDDVKADAGSFALTKLSFAYDGLAPAIRSLTLETHYSKHYLSYTNTLNKEIVSTEYENMTIEDILKKLDLNNAKLRQNAGGYYNHTLYFNILTPKEQTPKDTLAGSINKEFGSFNNLTHQFKSQATKQFGSGWVWLVVDKLGKLQVTTTDNQDNPLMKNALIPGTPIMGIDLWEHAYYLDYQNRKGTYIDAFYQHINWEKVNENYIEALKKVRKV, from the coding sequence ATGAAGAAAAACATTGTTCGTTTCAGTATTTTAACTTCATTCTTAGCATTATTTTCTTGTCAGGACAATAAGCTAACCGAAGTTGTAGAAGTTCCTTTACCAACAAAAGAAGAGAAAATACTCATAGGAACACCCGATGATGTAAAAGCAGACGCAGGATCTTTTGCTTTAACCAAACTTTCTTTTGCTTATGACGGTTTAGCCCCTGCCATACGATCACTTACTTTAGAAACACATTATTCAAAACATTATTTATCGTATACAAATACTTTAAATAAAGAAATTGTTTCTACCGAATATGAGAATATGACGATTGAAGATATACTGAAAAAATTAGATCTCAACAATGCCAAACTTCGTCAAAATGCTGGTGGGTATTACAATCACACGCTTTATTTTAATATTCTGACACCAAAAGAGCAAACCCCAAAAGATACGCTTGCAGGTTCAATTAATAAAGAATTTGGTTCGTTTAATAATCTTACACACCAATTTAAAAGTCAGGCAACAAAACAATTTGGTTCGGGCTGGGTTTGGCTGGTAGTGGACAAATTAGGGAAATTACAGGTCACAACGACCGATAATCAGGACAATCCACTAATGAAAAATGCTTTGATTCCCGGAACACCCATTATGGGAATTGACCTTTGGGAGCATGCTTATTATCTCGATTATCAAAACCGAAAAGGAACCTATATTGATGCTTTTTATCAACACATAAATTGGGAAAAAGTAAACGAAAATTATATTGAGGCTTTAAAGAAAGTAAGAAAAGTATAA
- a CDS encoding acyl-CoA-binding protein, producing the protein MTIKDLDTRFSEAVENALKMTQATLPQDVQLRLYAYYKQATFGTAVYNQSENFDLRDAFKTNAWMQISHLSRDEAKENYIEIINSLTAK; encoded by the coding sequence ATGACGATAAAAGATTTAGATACACGTTTCTCTGAGGCTGTAGAAAATGCATTAAAAATGACACAAGCCACGTTGCCGCAAGATGTGCAACTAAGGCTATATGCCTATTACAAACAAGCCACTTTTGGAACTGCCGTTTACAATCAATCTGAAAATTTTGATTTAAGAGACGCTTTCAAAACAAATGCATGGATGCAAATAAGCCATTTATCAAGAGATGAGGCTAAAGAAAATTATATCGAAATCATTAATTCACTAACAGCAAAATAA
- a CDS encoding phosphatidylserine decarboxylase family protein: MFHKEGAPSILLGTVFTVAVLLIAEKFIDINWLRMLVQIAALLILIIILQFFRNPKRIAVLNSDHILAPVDGKVVVIEEVYEGEFFKDKRLQVSIFMSPINVHVTRYAMNGIIKFSKYHPGKFLVAWHPKASEENERTTVVIENDTFGQVLYRQIAGALARRIVNYAEEGMQVIQGTDAGFIKFGSRVDLFLPLGTPINVELNQKAIGGKTIIATKA; the protein is encoded by the coding sequence ATGTTTCATAAAGAAGGAGCCCCATCAATCTTATTAGGTACAGTTTTTACTGTTGCCGTACTTTTAATTGCTGAAAAATTTATCGATATCAATTGGCTAAGAATGCTTGTTCAAATAGCAGCTTTGTTAATTTTGATTATTATTCTGCAATTTTTTAGAAACCCAAAAAGAATCGCCGTTTTAAACAGTGATCACATTCTTGCTCCAGTTGATGGAAAAGTTGTGGTAATTGAAGAAGTTTACGAAGGTGAATTCTTTAAAGACAAACGTCTTCAGGTTTCTATTTTTATGTCACCAATAAACGTGCACGTTACGCGCTACGCAATGAACGGTATTATCAAATTCAGCAAATACCACCCTGGAAAGTTTTTAGTTGCATGGCATCCAAAAGCAAGTGAAGAAAACGAAAGAACAACTGTTGTTATCGAAAATGATACTTTCGGACAGGTATTATACAGACAAATTGCAGGTGCTTTGGCACGTCGGATTGTGAATTATGCCGAAGAAGGAATGCAGGTTATTCAGGGAACTGATGCAGGTTTTATTAAATTTGGTTCGAGAGTAGATTTATTTTTACCTTTAGGTACTCCAATTAATGTGGAATTAAACCAAAAAGCAATTGGAGGAAAAACCATTATTGCTACAAAAGCTTAA
- a CDS encoding phosphatidate cytidylyltransferase — protein MNETLKRAISGAVYIALLLSSILFSTESFIILFGIFLIITIYEFCNLVSLNKIFAILFGVLLYAVIVLLSHYNKQTTAYLDELFQTNLDLETNIQQLNLILLAVTVVISVKCIIFLFYDSVQKVSISSKYLYLLGYITLPFLFIVKISFGTNDYNPKIIIGLFVLIWTNDTFAYLVGKSMGKHKLFERVSPKKTIEGFLGGVVFAAFAGFLISKLYIQPSPAFSNKSILIWTIIALIVSVFGTIGDLIESKFKRIAGVKDSGSIMPGHGGILDRLDSVIFVAPFIFLFYQILYYVS, from the coding sequence ATGAACGAAACACTCAAGCGAGCCATTTCCGGTGCTGTTTATATTGCTTTACTATTAAGTTCGATCTTGTTTTCTACTGAAAGCTTTATTATCCTTTTTGGTATTTTCCTGATCATTACAATTTACGAGTTTTGCAACTTGGTAAGCCTTAATAAAATCTTCGCCATTCTATTCGGAGTTTTGTTATATGCTGTTATTGTACTCCTAAGTCATTACAACAAACAGACAACTGCTTATCTGGATGAATTGTTTCAAACAAACCTCGATTTAGAAACCAACATTCAACAATTAAATCTGATACTTCTTGCTGTTACAGTAGTGATATCAGTTAAATGTATTATATTCTTATTTTATGACTCTGTTCAAAAAGTAAGCATTTCCTCAAAATATCTCTACCTACTGGGATATATTACACTACCCTTTCTTTTTATTGTCAAAATTTCTTTTGGAACCAACGATTACAATCCGAAAATTATTATTGGACTATTCGTTCTGATCTGGACCAATGATACTTTTGCTTATCTGGTTGGAAAATCGATGGGAAAACACAAACTTTTTGAGCGTGTTTCTCCAAAAAAGACCATAGAAGGATTCCTGGGAGGTGTTGTATTCGCTGCTTTTGCCGGTTTTTTAATTTCAAAACTTTACATTCAGCCTAGTCCGGCTTTTAGTAATAAATCTATTTTAATATGGACGATTATTGCTTTAATAGTAAGTGTTTTTGGAACGATCGGTGATTTGATCGAGTCTAAATTTAAGAGAATCGCCGGTGTAAAAGACAGCGGTTCGATAATGCCGGGACACGGAGGCATCTTAGATCGCCTGGATAGTGTTATATTTGTTGCACCATTTATATTTTTATTTTACCAAATTTTATATTATGTTTCATAA
- a CDS encoding lactate utilization protein B/C — translation MNFFKKIFGSGDSASDEEHESEYGGSAASPDSHLSIDERFIFNFKKNGGKFLYCENKQEVAEQFENILEENDWFENEVLCYEPGLFSLLEENKLLYISPRNPKFLLASCENLIADEGSILFSSKQIRQDKPNELPANIVIIATTSQILAIKSDGLSAIKHKYERDYPTNITTIKYFEKAKEEDFTQYGSVAKNLYLLLLEDL, via the coding sequence ATGAATTTTTTCAAAAAAATATTTGGTTCCGGTGACTCCGCTTCTGATGAAGAACATGAAAGCGAATATGGAGGAAGTGCGGCAAGTCCTGATAGTCATTTGTCAATTGACGAGAGGTTCATTTTTAATTTTAAGAAGAATGGCGGTAAATTTTTGTATTGTGAAAACAAACAAGAAGTTGCTGAACAGTTTGAAAATATTCTGGAAGAAAACGACTGGTTCGAAAACGAAGTTTTATGTTATGAACCGGGGTTATTTAGCCTGTTAGAAGAGAATAAATTACTTTATATCTCTCCTAGAAATCCTAAATTTTTACTTGCCTCTTGCGAAAACCTTATTGCCGATGAAGGTTCGATCTTGTTTTCATCCAAACAAATCAGACAAGACAAACCAAACGAATTACCTGCTAACATTGTCATAATAGCAACCACAAGTCAGATCCTGGCTATAAAAAGCGATGGTCTAAGTGCTATTAAACACAAATACGAAAGGGATTATCCAACTAATATTACCACAATAAAATATTTCGAAAAAGCAAAAGAAGAAGATTTTACACAATACGGAAGTGTTGCAAAAAATCTATATTTATTGCTCTTAGAGGATCTTTAA